The Tautonia plasticadhaerens nucleotide sequence CGGGATCTGGGCCTTGTAGACCCCCCCCCGGCTGGGACAGAACACCGAGTCGAGCGCCCCCGACTCCAGCAGCGGCACCAGCCCCTCGAACTCCTCCCGGCGGTAGCCGGGAGGCTCCAGCGGCGGGACGCGGTCCTCGGGCACGTCGGTAATCGTCAGGCGGAAGTTGTAGCCCTGGACCTGCCCGTCCGCCTCCTCGGGGGCGAGGGGCTCGCCGTATTCGGCCCGGCCCTCCCGGCCGACGCGATAGGGCACCCCCGCGGCGGCCATCAGGTCGCCCTCGTAGGAGGCGTCGATGAAGACCCGGGCCCGGACGTCGATCGGCCCATCCCCCTCGGGCCCGAACCGGGCCGCGGCGATCCGCCTCGAACCCCCCGACTCGTCGACCTCGACGCCGATCAGCCTCGTCCGCGCCCGGACCTCGATCCCCGGCCGCTCGGCGATCATCCGCTCGAAGACCAGGCGGTTGATCCCCGGCCCGGCGTGCGTGCCCCGGAACGAGGCGGCGACCTCGGGCGACCCGGCGCCGAAGGTGGCCGAGAGGTGGTCGAGGACCCGGCGGGTGAACGCGAGGTAGGTGCCGCTGAGCCCCTCGAAGGTCCGGAAGTCCGGGTGGCTCAGCCCGTTGGTCGTCATCCCGCCGACATGGGAGTAGGGCTCGACCAGCAGGACGGCCCTCCCCGAGTCGGCGGCGGCCAGCGCCGAGGCGATCCCGGACGGCGTGCCGCCGTAGACGAGCACCTGCGCCTCGATCGGCTCCGCCCCGGTCGCCGGGGAGAGCCAGAGCAGGGCGGTCGCCCACGCGAATCGTCCTCGGAGCATCGGTCGGTCCTCCCCGGTCTCGGCCTGGTCGTCGTCCGACCGCCAGGTTAACCGGGGCGCGACCGGGATTGCACCGGGGAGGTCAGCCGAGGTCGGGGCCGTCCGACCCGGCGGGGTAGTCTCGCATCGGGACCCGGCCCTCGGCCCAGGCGTGGAGGATCGGCTCGACGATCCTCCAGGATTCCTCGGCCTCGTCCCCCCGGATCGCCAGGATCGGGTCCCCCTTGATCACGTCGAGCAGCAGCCGGGAATAGGCGGGGATCTCCTGCTGGCAGCAGTCGGTGGCCAGCTCCACCCGCTCCAGGTCCAGCGGGTCGCCGGGCCCGTTGATGTTCATGCCCAGGGACATCCGATCCGGGTTGAGCTGGAAGCGGAGGACGTTCGGCTGCGGGTGATCCTCGTGGAAGGCCAGGTGCGGGACCGGGCGATAGTGGACGACGATCTCGTGCCGGTCGCTCGCCAGGGCCTTGCCCGATCGCAGCACGAACGGCACGCCCGCCCACCGCCAGTTGTCGACGAACAGGGTCACCTGGGCGAACGTCTCGATCTTCCGGTCCGGGTCGACCCCCGGCTCGTCCACGTAGTTCGGCACGGCCACGCCCTTCACCGTCCCCGCCGCGTATCGGGCCCGGGCGGTGTGCCGCTCGACCTCCTCGGGGGTGAAGTTGCGGACGGCCCGCAGCAGCTCGACCTTGCGGTCCCGCAGGTCGCGCTCGCTCATCGTCACGGGGGGCTCCATGCCCACCAGGGTGAGGAGCTGGAGCAGGTGGTTCTGGATCATGTCCCGCAGGGCGCCCGAGCGGTCGTAGTACGAGGCCCGGCCTTCGAGGGCGACCGTCTCGTCCCAGGTGATCTCCACCCGCTCGATGTTGTCCCGGTTCCAGAGCATCTCGAAGATGCGGTTGGCGAACCGCAGGCCGATCACGTTCTGGATCGTCGCCTTCATCAGGAAGTGGTCGACCCGGAAGACCGACTGCTCGGGGAACGACTCGTGCAGCAGCCGGTTCAGCCGCTTCGCCGACTCCACGTCGGAGCCGAACGGCTTCTCCACCACCAGGCGGCTCCCCTCCGGCAGGTCCAGCCCGGCCAGCGTCTCGATCGTCGGCCCGAACAGCCGGGGGGGCAGGGCGAGGTAGGCGACCACCGGCCCCCGAGACTTGCCGAGCGCCTCGGCCACCTCGTCCCGGTTGGTCACGTCGGCCTGGCGGTAGTCGAGTCGTTTGATCAGGTCGGCCACGACCCCCGGGGGGATGTCCTCGTGGAGCGTCGCCAGCCGATCGGCGATGTGCCGTCGGAAGCGGTCGACGTCCCAGTCCTCCTGCGAGACGCCCCGGATCGTCACCCCCTTGGGGAGCTGGCCCGACTCGTCGAGCCGGGCGAGGGCGGGCATCAGGTAGCGCGAGGTCAGGTCCCCCGCGGCGCCGAAGATGACGAAGTCCGGGGCCATGGCGGTTCCCTTCGGATCGGCTCGGATGGTCCGGGCGTGGGGCGGACGTCGCCCCGCCGCTCGCGTCGATCGGACCGGGACGGCCGCCCGGACGGCGATCGTGGGCCGGTCCGGCGGCGCAGCGGTGCAATCACGGTGCCGGAGGGGCGATCGGGTCAGGCGAGGATCCCCTCGATCGGCCGGCCGTGGTCGACCTCCAGCCGTTTGCGGCCCGGGATGTCGAGGCGCCTGGGGTCGAGGCCCAGCAGGCGGAGCAGCGTCGCGTGCACGTCGGTGACGTAGTGCGGGTCCTCGACCACGTGGAAGCCCAGCTCGTCGGTCTTGCCGTGGACGGTCCCCCCCTTGATGCCGGCCCCGGCGAGCCAGACCGTGAAGGCGTGCGGGTGGTGGTCCCGGCCCGTCGGGTTGACGGTCGTGTCCCGCACCTCCAGGCCCGGGGTGCGGCCGAACTCGGTGCAGCAGACGACCACGGTCTCCTCGTCCAGCCCCCGGCGCTTCAGGTCCTTCAACAGCCCGGCGATCGGCCGGTCGACCCGCCCGCACGACCGGGCGTGCAGGTCCCGCAGCTGGTTGTGCGAGTCCCACTCGCCGTAGTCGCTCAGGTAGACGAGCGTGAACCGGACGCCCCGCTCGGCCATCCGACGCGCCGCCAGCAGCCTCCGGCCGTAGACGGCCGTCTCCTCCCGGTCGATCCCGTAGAGCCGCTCCGTCTCGGCCGACTCGACGCCCAGGTCGAGCGCCTCGGGCACCGAGGCCTGCATCCGATAGGCCAGCTCGTAGGCCCGGATCCGGGCCCGGAGCTGGTCGTCCTCCGGGTACTCGACGCCGGAGAGGGCGTTGAGGTCCCGGATGAAGGCGAACTGCTCGCGCTGCTCCTCGGCCAGCACCCCCTCGGGCCGGGTCCCGAAGGGCAGGGGGGCCCCCGGGTCCAGCGACAGCTCGACCCCGCCGTGCTCGGGGCCGAGGTAGTGGGCGTCGAAGTTCTCCCGGACCCTCGTGTCGCCGTATTTGCCCAGGAAGACGAACTCCGGCAGGTTCTCGTTCAGGGTGCCGAGCCCGTAGTGGATCCAGGAGCCGATGCTCGGCTCCCTCGGGTCCAGCTTGTGCCGGCCGTGGTGGAACTGGAACTCGGCGGCGTGGTCGTTGTCGGTCGAGTACATCGACCGGACGAACGCGATGTCGTCCACGCAGGTCGCCAGCTCCGGCCACCAGTCCGAGACCTCGACCCCCGCCTCGCCGTGCTTGCGGAACCCCACCTGGAGCGGGAAGATCTGGGCATGCGTCCGGTCCTCCCCCACCACCGCCCGGGACCGCTCCCGGAACAGGGGGGAAGCGAAGGGGTCCTCGTACGGCGTCTCGGCGTAGGACTTCCCGGCGTACCGGTTCAGCGCGGGCTTGGGGTCCCAGGTCTCCAGGTGGCTGACCCCCCCCGAGAGGAAGATCCAGATGACGTTCTTCGCCCTGGGGGCGAAGTGCGGCCCGCCGTCGACCCCCATCGGCGAGGGCCCGGGGGCCGCCGCCCGGGCGATCCCGTCCCGATGGAGCATCGAGCCGAGCACCAGCCCGGTGAAGCCGAAGCCCACGTCGGCGAGGAACGTCCGGCGTCGGACCCGGCCGCACGGGGGGCCGGCGATGGGGTAGCGTCGGCGATCGGGCATGGTCGGTCCCTCCGGGTCGTGTCGCGTCGAGCAAGGGCCGCGAGTGGCCGGGTTTCCGACCCCTTAACTCCCCGCGTGCGGGGAGTGGGTCGGGGTGAGGGGGCATTCGACTTGGTCGCAGGGCCCTGGGATTCTACCGATCCCCCCTCACCCGGCCTCCGGCCACCCCCTCCCCCGAGGACGGGGGAGGGGGCGAGAACGCAACGCTATCGGATCGTCACGAAATCGTTGTGATTCAGCAGCGCATGGATGAGGTTCTCCCGGGCCCTCGCCCCCGGATCGGTCGAGGGCGGCGGGTCGATGCCCGGGGCCTCGGGCAGCTCCTCCCCGGAGAACAGCCGGGCCTGCCGGTCGAGGAATGAGGCGCTCAGGGCGTGCTCCTCGGGAGAGGGGGGCCGGGAGAGCACCCGCTCGAAGGCGGCGACGATGAACGCGTCGTCCCCCGGGTCGGCGAGCCTCGCCGAGAGATCCGGGGCGATCGTCCTCGCCATCGCCAGCGCGAGCCCGCTGTTGGCCAGCGCGAGCGACTGCTGGGGGACCACCGAGGTCGTCCTCCGGTAGCATTCGCCGGGGTCGGGGGCGTCGAACAGCTCCAAAAACGGCATCGACGCCTCGCCGTGATGCGCGAAGTACAGGCTCCTCCGCCGGTTGGTCTGCCCCTCCGACTGGTCGAGCTCCGGCCCGCCGACCTCCGGGTCGAGCACCCCGGCCACGTGCAGGAGGCTGTCCCGCACCACCTCGGCCTCCATCCGGGCCGGGCGGAACCGCCAGAGCATGCGGTCCTCCGGGTCGAGGGAGCGGCCGGGGTGGTCGGGGTCGCTCGCCTGCGAGGCCATCCGGTAGGAGGCGCTGAGCACGATCTGCCGGTGCAGGTGCTTCATCGACCACGGCCGGACCCCCGGCGTCGACGGCTCCATCAGTTCCACGGCGAGCCAGTCGAGCAACCCCGGATGCGTCGGCTCGGCCCCATTGCGGCCGAGGTCGTGCGGGGTGGCGACGATCGGCTCGCCGAAGTGCCAGCCCCAGAGGTGGTTCACCGCCACCCGGGCCGCCAGTGGGTTGTCCCTCCGGGTGATCCACTCCGCCAGCGCCGCCCGACGCCCGGTGCTCCGCCCCGGGAACGACGGCGAGAGCGGCGCGTACTCGGCCGAATCGGCGTCGATCGCCCCCTCGGCCGCCTCCAACTCCTGGCGGGCGGCGGCGACCTGCTGCCCGGCCTTGGCGATCGCGTCGGCATCACCCTGGATCTTCGCGTCGTGCTCCGCCCGCTCCGCCCGGGCGACTCCGGTCCTCGCCTGAGCCGCCGCCGCCGCCCGCTCCGCGCCCGAGGCGAGCCGGGCCGCCTCGTCCGGGTCGGCGTCGCAGCGACTATGCCGGGCATCGTCGGCGGCGATCCGCAACCGGAGGGCCTCCCGCTCCGCCTCCGCCGCGGCGACGGCGAGCCGATCGGCCCGCTCGGCCAGCCGGGCCGCCTCCCGCTCCGACTCCGCCGCATCGGGGCCGATCGCGTCCAGCCGCTCCATCGTCATGTCGAGCGCCGCCCTCGCGTCAGCCAGCGCCTGTTCCCTCGCCTCCGTCTCCTCCCGGCGGATGAAGTCCTTCAGGCCGGGATAGGAGGCCTCGGCGGGCAGGCCGATCGGCTCGACCCGGAAGTCCTCCCCGGCCAGGAACCGGGGAGGTCCGGGGGGGATCGGCGGCCGGCCGGGGACGACGTTCCGGGCCTGGCCCCTGGTGTAGAGGAAGGTCTCGGCGTCGAGCGTCTTGTCGAAGACCCGGACCATGCCCGAGGTAATCGGTTTGTACGCCTTGCCGTACTCGTAGGTCGGGTAGGGGCCCGGGTCGGGCTCGCCGGGGACCCGGTCGTGCCTCAGCTCGATCGGCTCGAAGACGGCCCGGAGGGCGAAATAGTCCTCGTGCCGGATCGGGTCATACTTGTGGTCGTGACAATGGGCGCAGTTGATCGTCAGCCCGAGGAAGGCCTTGCCCGTGTGCTCCACCGAGTCGGCCAGCCACGAGTTGTAGTTCCATCGGTAGAAGTTCCGGACGACGAAGCCGGTGGCCGGCAGCTCCTCCGGGTCGCCCGGGGCCAGCTCGTCGGCGGCCAGCATCATGCGGACCATGTGGTCATAGCCGGAGTCGTCGTTCAGCTCCCGGACGATCCAGTCGCGCCACCTCCAGATCATGGCGTAGCTGTTCAGCACGTCGGGCACGGCCCGGCGGCCGTACCAGTCGCTGTAACGCCAGACGTCCATCCAGTGTCGGGCCCAGCGCTCGCCGTGCCGGGGGTCGGCCAGCAGGCGGTCGACCTCCCGCTCGTACGCCTCGTCCGAGGGGTCTGCCAGGAAGGCGTTCAGTTCTTCCCGGGGCGGCGGCAGGCCGATCAGGTCCAGGTAGACCCGACGCAGCAGGACATGCGGAGGCGCCTCGCCCACCCGATCCAGTCCCGCCCGTTCGAGCCCCGCGGCGAGGAAGGCGTCGATCGGCCCTCGGGCCCAGCCCGCCCCGGCGTCGGGGACGGGAGGCCGGGTCGGGGGTCGGAACGACCAGTGCTCGTCTGGGTCGGGCTCCGGGGCCTCGTCGGCCGGGCCGTCGGCCCCCTGGTCGATCCACGACCGGATCAACGCGATTTGCTCCTCCCCCAGCGGTTCCCCCTCCGGGGGCATCCGGAGCACGGCGTCCTCGGCCGCCACCCGCTCGACCAGCGGGCTGAATTCCGCCTCCCCCGGCTCGATCGCCGGGCCGGAGTCTCCCCCCTCGAGCATCAGGGAGACCGTATCCAGCCGCAGCCCCGCCTGCTGTTTCAGGGCCCCGTGGCAGGCGAAGCAGCGGGCTTCGAGGATCGGCTTGACCTGGGACGCGTAGTCGACCGCCTCGCCCGCCTCCGCTCCCCCGGCCGCCGCGAGCAGGGGGACCGCCAGCAGAAGCCCCAGGGGCAGGGGGGGCCTCGTCCGGTGCGGCCGGGTCGGATCGTGCGGGAGGAACGGCCGGTCCATCGTGCGACCTCCGTCGGGCTCCGGGGATCGCGCCGCCGTGGACTGCGAGACGCGACCCGCCCGGGCCCGGGGGTTCTCCGGATCATTCTTTGTTGAACACTGTAGCCCGTCCCGCCTGTCGGTCCAAGAAGAATCGGGCGGTGGACGCGGGCGGAAGGGGTCCCGACCCCGCTCCGGCACCCCCATTGACGGCCGATCCCCCTGGGAGATGATGGGGCCTGTCGGAGCCCTGCCGCCCCTGCCGCCTGCCGCCCGCCCATCGAAGGAACTCCGGATGGACGCCGAACAGCTCCGAGCCCTCCAGGCACCGCTCAAGGCCCGATACCGCGACGACCCCGGCGTCGCCCGGCTCACCCTCTCCGCCCGGGGGACGCTCGACGGCGACGGCCTGACCTGCCGCGTCGAGACGCCCCGGGGCGTGGTCGAGGCCGGGCTCCATCCCGCGACCGGCGGCAACGCCGAGGCGGCCTGCTCGGGGGAGATGCTGCTCGAATCGCTCGTCGCCTGCGCCGGGGTCACGCTCCGGGCCGTCGCCACCGCGATGGGCCTGACACTCCGGGGCGGGACCGTCACCGCCGAGGCCGACTGGGACGCCCGGGGCACCCTCGGCGTCGACAAGTCGGCCCCCGTCGGCCTCCCGGGCGTCCGGCTCCGGTTCGAGGTCGACTCCGACGCGACCGAGGACCAGCTCGCCAAACTCCTCGCGCTCACCGAGCGCTACTGCGTCGTCTACCAGACCTTGCGGAATCCCCCGGCGCTCTCGGCCGAGATCTCAACGGCCGGCGGCGTCGGCTGAGCCGAGCGACCGGAGGTAGGCGTCCAGATCGGCGATCTCCCGGTCCGACCGGTCGTCCAGCAGGCCGGCGGGCATCAGCGAGGCGTCCGACGACCTGCGCTCCTCCACGTCGCCCGGACGCAGCAGGACCGTCTCGGTCGCGCCGGCCTGGAGGATCAGGCTGTCGGCGGCGTCGTAGATGACCACGCCTTGGTGGATGTTCCCGTCGCTCGTCGCGACCACGATCGAGCGGTAGCGGTCGGCGACGTCCCTCGACGGCAGCACGATCGTCCGGAACAGATCCTCCCGGGAGAACCGGCCCGCCACGCCCGCCAGGTCCGGCCCCACCGCCCGGTTCCCGGAGTGGCAGGCGCCGCACTGGGCCTTCTGGAAGACGCCCTCACCCCGACTCGCGTCCCCGGTCGACCAGTCGATCCCCGCCAACCGGCGCTCCCAGGCCTCCGCGTCGACCCCGTCGCCGCCGGAGAGCCGCCCGGCGAGGTCGGGGGAGTGTCGGGCGAGCCAGTCCGACCACGAACTCGGGTCGGGGCCGAGGTCCCGGCCGGTCGACCGGGCGAGGAACCGGGAGAGTCGCCGCCTCGACTCGTCGTCCGGGGCGCGTCGCAGGGCCAGGACTAGCGCGAGCCATTCCTCGGGGTCATCCGACGGCCCCAGGGCCT carries:
- a CDS encoding glucose-6-phosphate dehydrogenase; its protein translation is MAPDFVIFGAAGDLTSRYLMPALARLDESGQLPKGVTIRGVSQEDWDVDRFRRHIADRLATLHEDIPPGVVADLIKRLDYRQADVTNRDEVAEALGKSRGPVVAYLALPPRLFGPTIETLAGLDLPEGSRLVVEKPFGSDVESAKRLNRLLHESFPEQSVFRVDHFLMKATIQNVIGLRFANRIFEMLWNRDNIERVEITWDETVALEGRASYYDRSGALRDMIQNHLLQLLTLVGMEPPVTMSERDLRDRKVELLRAVRNFTPEEVERHTARARYAAGTVKGVAVPNYVDEPGVDPDRKIETFAQVTLFVDNWRWAGVPFVLRSGKALASDRHEIVVHYRPVPHLAFHEDHPQPNVLRFQLNPDRMSLGMNINGPGDPLDLERVELATDCCQQEIPAYSRLLLDVIKGDPILAIRGDEAEESWRIVEPILHAWAEGRVPMRDYPAGSDGPDLG
- a CDS encoding DUF1501 domain-containing protein; this translates as MPDRRRYPIAGPPCGRVRRRTFLADVGFGFTGLVLGSMLHRDGIARAAAPGPSPMGVDGGPHFAPRAKNVIWIFLSGGVSHLETWDPKPALNRYAGKSYAETPYEDPFASPLFRERSRAVVGEDRTHAQIFPLQVGFRKHGEAGVEVSDWWPELATCVDDIAFVRSMYSTDNDHAAEFQFHHGRHKLDPREPSIGSWIHYGLGTLNENLPEFVFLGKYGDTRVRENFDAHYLGPEHGGVELSLDPGAPLPFGTRPEGVLAEEQREQFAFIRDLNALSGVEYPEDDQLRARIRAYELAYRMQASVPEALDLGVESAETERLYGIDREETAVYGRRLLAARRMAERGVRFTLVYLSDYGEWDSHNQLRDLHARSCGRVDRPIAGLLKDLKRRGLDEETVVVCCTEFGRTPGLEVRDTTVNPTGRDHHPHAFTVWLAGAGIKGGTVHGKTDELGFHVVEDPHYVTDVHATLLRLLGLDPRRLDIPGRKRLEVDHGRPIEGILA
- a CDS encoding PSD1 and planctomycete cytochrome C domain-containing protein, translated to MDRPFLPHDPTRPHRTRPPLPLGLLLAVPLLAAAGGAEAGEAVDYASQVKPILEARCFACHGALKQQAGLRLDTVSLMLEGGDSGPAIEPGEAEFSPLVERVAAEDAVLRMPPEGEPLGEEQIALIRSWIDQGADGPADEAPEPDPDEHWSFRPPTRPPVPDAGAGWARGPIDAFLAAGLERAGLDRVGEAPPHVLLRRVYLDLIGLPPPREELNAFLADPSDEAYEREVDRLLADPRHGERWARHWMDVWRYSDWYGRRAVPDVLNSYAMIWRWRDWIVRELNDDSGYDHMVRMMLAADELAPGDPEELPATGFVVRNFYRWNYNSWLADSVEHTGKAFLGLTINCAHCHDHKYDPIRHEDYFALRAVFEPIELRHDRVPGEPDPGPYPTYEYGKAYKPITSGMVRVFDKTLDAETFLYTRGQARNVVPGRPPIPPGPPRFLAGEDFRVEPIGLPAEASYPGLKDFIRREETEAREQALADARAALDMTMERLDAIGPDAAESEREAARLAERADRLAVAAAEAEREALRLRIAADDARHSRCDADPDEAARLASGAERAAAAAQARTGVARAERAEHDAKIQGDADAIAKAGQQVAAARQELEAAEGAIDADSAEYAPLSPSFPGRSTGRRAALAEWITRRDNPLAARVAVNHLWGWHFGEPIVATPHDLGRNGAEPTHPGLLDWLAVELMEPSTPGVRPWSMKHLHRQIVLSASYRMASQASDPDHPGRSLDPEDRMLWRFRPARMEAEVVRDSLLHVAGVLDPEVGGPELDQSEGQTNRRRSLYFAHHGEASMPFLELFDAPDPGECYRRTTSVVPQQSLALANSGLALAMARTIAPDLSARLADPGDDAFIVAAFERVLSRPPSPEEHALSASFLDRQARLFSGEELPEAPGIDPPPSTDPGARARENLIHALLNHNDFVTIR
- a CDS encoding OsmC family protein — protein: MDAEQLRALQAPLKARYRDDPGVARLTLSARGTLDGDGLTCRVETPRGVVEAGLHPATGGNAEAACSGEMLLESLVACAGVTLRAVATAMGLTLRGGTVTAEADWDARGTLGVDKSAPVGLPGVRLRFEVDSDATEDQLAKLLALTERYCVVYQTLRNPPALSAEISTAGGVG